The Ancylobacter sp. WKF20 genome contains a region encoding:
- a CDS encoding AMP-binding protein: MIPLRQVWPPEFAARYRAAGYWRGETFTSFLRQRVWEMPAHIAVVGGDQRWSFAELEARAERIARGLLAIGFQPGDRVVVQIPNIPEFLSVVFGLFRARLVPVYALPAHRHVEITHFARTAEARGYLIAASHDGFDYRALAAQVVAEVPAVEHVVVVGEGGEGGEFPSLASLPSGEGVVLPEDADPSEVAFLQISGGSTGLSKLIPRTHDDYIYSFRASAEICGLTPDSVYLAALPVAHNFPMSSPGVFGALHAGSRVVLAPSPSPEVAFPLIARERVTITGLVPPLALLWLQAAPGTAHDLSSLEVLQVGGAKFLPESARRVRPVLGCTLQQVFGMAEGLVNYTRLDDPEDIITDTQGRPISAADEVLILDDAGHPVPEGEAGNLLTRGPYTIRAYHNNDGANARSFTPDGYYRTGDVVKRTPEGYLVVQGRASDHINRAGEKISAEEIEDHLLGHPSVFDAAVVSLPDAFLGERSCAFIIASGEKPKAAALKAWMRTRGLADFKVPDQIVFVDAFETTAVGKVSRKELRASLRRRFLEQEAAR, encoded by the coding sequence GTGATCCCGCTTCGACAGGTCTGGCCGCCGGAATTTGCCGCGCGCTACCGCGCCGCCGGCTATTGGCGCGGGGAAACCTTCACCTCCTTCCTGCGCCAGCGCGTATGGGAGATGCCCGCGCATATCGCCGTGGTCGGCGGCGACCAGCGCTGGAGCTTCGCCGAGCTGGAAGCCCGCGCCGAGCGCATCGCCCGTGGCCTGCTGGCGATCGGGTTTCAACCCGGCGACCGGGTGGTGGTGCAGATCCCCAACATCCCGGAATTCCTGTCCGTCGTGTTCGGCCTGTTTCGCGCCCGGCTGGTCCCGGTCTATGCGCTGCCGGCCCATCGCCATGTTGAGATCACCCATTTCGCCCGCACGGCCGAGGCGCGCGGCTACCTCATCGCCGCCAGCCATGACGGCTTCGACTACCGCGCATTGGCCGCGCAGGTCGTCGCCGAGGTGCCGGCCGTGGAACATGTCGTGGTGGTCGGGGAGGGCGGGGAGGGCGGTGAGTTCCCCTCGCTCGCCTCGCTGCCCTCCGGTGAAGGTGTGGTGCTCCCCGAGGATGCCGACCCCTCGGAGGTTGCCTTCCTGCAGATTTCCGGCGGCTCGACGGGGCTCTCCAAGCTCATTCCGCGCACCCATGACGACTACATCTATTCGTTCCGGGCGAGCGCCGAGATCTGCGGCCTGACGCCCGACAGCGTCTATCTCGCGGCGCTGCCCGTCGCGCATAATTTCCCCATGAGCTCGCCCGGCGTGTTCGGCGCGCTCCATGCGGGATCGCGCGTCGTGCTCGCCCCCTCGCCGAGCCCGGAAGTCGCCTTTCCGCTGATCGCCCGCGAGCGCGTGACCATCACCGGCCTCGTGCCGCCGCTCGCTTTGCTCTGGCTGCAGGCGGCACCGGGGACCGCGCACGACCTGTCGTCCCTGGAGGTGCTGCAGGTCGGCGGGGCGAAGTTCCTGCCGGAATCGGCCCGCCGCGTGCGCCCGGTGCTCGGCTGCACGCTGCAGCAGGTGTTCGGCATGGCCGAGGGGCTGGTGAACTACACCCGCCTCGACGACCCGGAAGACATCATCACCGACACGCAGGGCCGGCCGATCAGCGCCGCCGACGAGGTACTGATCCTCGACGATGCCGGCCATCCCGTGCCCGAGGGCGAGGCTGGCAATTTGCTCACGCGCGGGCCCTACACGATCCGCGCCTACCACAACAACGACGGGGCGAATGCCCGCTCCTTCACGCCCGACGGCTATTACCGCACCGGCGATGTGGTGAAGCGCACGCCTGAGGGCTATCTCGTGGTGCAGGGCCGCGCCAGCGACCACATCAACCGCGCCGGCGAGAAGATTTCCGCCGAGGAGATCGAGGACCATCTGCTCGGCCATCCCAGCGTGTTCGACGCGGCGGTGGTGTCGCTGCCAGACGCGTTTTTGGGCGAACGCTCCTGCGCCTTCATCATCGCCTCCGGCGAGAAGCCGAAAGCTGCGGCGCTGAAGGCGTGGATGCGCACGCGCGGACTCGCCGATTTCAAGGTGCCGGACCAGATCGTCTTCGTTGATGCCTTCGAGACCACGGCGGTCGGCAAGGTCTCGCGCAAGGAACTGCGCGCGAGCCTGCGGCGCCGCTTCCTCGAACAGGAGGCCGCCCGATGA
- a CDS encoding isochorismate synthase, with product MGLPMNARLTDAARPERVASAIRPAAMSAPALPFVLAGREDTLIGQGCLGRLEAGPAPVEARVRAYFAARPEGPRLLVGALPYDMDAPAHLLQPAELTRQAGRPDLSGLLPRASGPRPLAPAGAPQWRVMAEPTLPAYRAAVTAALDAMARGQTDASGERLRKIVLSRSLRLAADRPIDAGALLQALARDESVTTFCVPLAGTEEGGVFIGATPELLISKTGAALLSHPLAGSARRRADAGDDRAAAEALAVSEKDGREHRAVVEAILDQLAPYCAELGTPEGTQITSTATMWHLGTRIAGRLRDPAMSSLELAALLHPTPAVCGAPRAVAARAIPALEGYDRGFYAGAVGWCDAAGDGAWHVAIRCARIAGGEARLYAGAGIVPGSDPAAEGEETSAKFAALLQAFGIDEDGRPLDAGA from the coding sequence ATGGGTCTGCCGATGAATGCCCGTCTCACCGATGCCGCGCGGCCTGAGCGCGTGGCATCTGCGATCCGCCCGGCGGCGATGTCCGCCCCGGCCCTGCCCTTCGTGCTGGCAGGCCGGGAGGACACGCTGATCGGGCAGGGCTGCCTTGGGCGGCTGGAGGCAGGCCCGGCGCCGGTCGAGGCGCGGGTGCGCGCTTACTTCGCCGCGCGGCCGGAAGGTCCGCGCCTGCTGGTCGGCGCGCTGCCCTATGACATGGACGCGCCGGCCCATCTGTTGCAGCCGGCGGAACTCACGCGCCAGGCCGGCCGTCCGGACCTGTCCGGGCTGCTGCCGCGCGCAAGCGGTCCGCGCCCGCTGGCGCCGGCCGGCGCTCCGCAATGGCGGGTCATGGCCGAGCCGACGCTGCCCGCCTATCGCGCGGCGGTGACGGCCGCGCTCGACGCCATGGCGCGCGGCCAGACGGATGCGAGCGGCGAGCGTCTGCGCAAGATCGTGCTCTCGCGCAGCCTGCGGCTTGCCGCCGACCGGCCGATCGACGCCGGGGCGCTGCTTCAGGCGCTCGCCCGCGATGAAAGCGTCACCACCTTCTGCGTGCCGCTGGCCGGCACGGAGGAGGGCGGCGTGTTCATCGGCGCGACGCCGGAACTGCTGATATCCAAGACCGGCGCGGCCCTTCTCTCCCACCCGCTCGCCGGCTCGGCCCGCCGCCGTGCCGATGCGGGCGATGACCGCGCGGCGGCTGAGGCGCTCGCCGTCTCCGAGAAGGACGGGCGGGAGCACCGCGCCGTGGTGGAGGCCATCCTCGATCAGCTCGCGCCCTATTGCGCCGAGCTTGGCACGCCGGAGGGCACGCAGATCACCTCCACCGCCACCATGTGGCACCTCGGCACGCGCATCGCCGGCCGGTTGCGCGATCCCGCCATGTCGAGCCTCGAACTCGCCGCGCTGCTGCACCCGACGCCCGCCGTCTGCGGCGCGCCGCGCGCGGTGGCGGCCCGCGCCATTCCCGCGCTCGAAGGCTATGACCGGGGCTTTTATGCCGGCGCGGTCGGCTGGTGTGACGCGGCGGGCGACGGCGCCTGGCACGTCGCCATTCGCTGCGCGCGCATTGCCGGCGGCGAAGCCCGGCTTTATGCCGGGGCCGGAATCGTGCCGGGCTCCGATCCGGCCGCCGAGGGGGAGGAGACCTCCGCCAAATTCGCCGCGCTGCTGCAGGCTTTCGGCATCGACGAGGATGGCCGCCCGCTGGACGCGGGCGCGTAA